CAATGAGCTTCTACAGCTTTGGATGTCCTGTGCTGCCACTTGTTCCCTCATGGAAGCCTACTCTCAGTGTTTGGCTGCCATGCTAGCCTGGTGCCCTGATGCTTGTGTGGATGCTCTCTTAGACACCTcggtccagcattccccgcatTTTGACTGGGTTGTGGCTCACATCGGTTCCGCTTTCCCAGGGACAATCATCAGCCGAGTTCTGGCCTGTGGACTCAAAGATTTCTGCTCTCATGGCGCCAAGGACCAAGGGGCGGCGGTGAACGGAGTAGACAAAGGCAGCCGAGTGCCAAAAATCGGCTCAGTGGTGGGAATTCTAGGACATCTTGCAGCGCACCATTCTGAGAGCATTCGCAAAGAGTTGCTCAGGATGTTTCAGGAGAGCCTGAGCCCTTCTTCCCCGCTGTCTCCCACTTCATCAACCTCCTGGGAGGGTTCCCCTCAGCTCCGTCGAGCTGCGGTACCATTTCTACTTCAGCTGGCTGCAATGTCCCCAAACCTCTTTGGGGCTGTGTCTGCTGAGCTGGTGGAACTACTGCGCCCGCCTGTCCTGCTGCAGTTGCACAGTTTGTTGCAGGGACTCCCTAGAGATGAATTGGATAACATGCTGGGCCTTGCTGTCCACCTTATATGTCAAAGCCCATCAGGGGGGGCTCGGGTCCTCCGCTTTCTGGCGGACACAGCCACACCAGCCTCAGTCATCATCTCCAGTCCTACGCCATCCCCTCATGAAGGTGTCAGAGAAGGTTGTGATAGCCTCCTACAAATGCTGCTTCTGCACCTCCACAAGTTGGTGTACAACCGTTCGGACGGGGCAGACGGACATCCCCATCGCTTGGCTTCCCCTCAGCCACAGATTGTCGTCCCATTCTTGGAGGAGCTCCAGAAGCACGTTGGTGAGCTGTGTGCCGAGACACTGAGACTGGAGAGAAAACGGCATCTCTGGCTTCATCAGTTGCTTTGCCTGTTGTCTGTGTACGGTGGCCGCAGTGTGGCCACCCAAGCCCTCTGTCAGCTCCTCACACAGGCCCGCAATCCGGAGGAGTTGGCTctggcctggcagctccacaATACCCTCTCATCCTGCATGGTCGGCCTTATTCCTGCGGCTGTGGCGCTCTGTGTGGCCCAGATACACACGCACACCTTGGGACCCCAGCAGCTTCGGCAGCTGTTGCGAAACCTGGCAACCGTAATCCAGAGTCAAGATGAAGAAAGAAGAGGAACACCAGATTCTCAGTCCACCATGGCTGTCCAGGTGGGATCTGCCATTTCCGTGCACCTCCACGATTTCAGTCCGCTCCTTCTCCACGGCGACCCAGCTGTGTCTCATGCTGCAATTCGACTCCTGTCAGCCAGTCCACTCCCTCGGACCGCCTCCCCGGCACATCTCCTCGTGCTCTCTCGGGCTGCTGTTGCTCATTTCTTTCTTGCTCTGCGGAGACGAGGGGAAGTGGGCAAGGCGGGGAGAGACACGGTGCAGGCAGCTGAGGCCGTGAGCTGTTCTGTTCAAATGCTGTCCCGTTTTGCTGCATATTCTCCCCTCACTCTTAAGACAGTGCTtcaacagctggtggaaggagTGCTGCATAAAGGCAATGCTGGCCTCTTTGGAGGGCAGATTGCAGACATGTCGGGCACTCCTGTGTCATGTCAGTTGGGATCCCCTGATCTTAGAGCATCCTTGTTGGACATCAACTGCCGGTTTGGTACGACTGTCAACTTCTCTGGTAGCGTATGGTCTGTGTTTCATGCTGGAGTGATTGGGAAGGGATTGAAGATGCGTACCGCCATCCCTCAGCCTGACCCGTCAGGAGTCACCTTGGTGAGTAAAACTATTCCAGAGGATAAAAGCTTAACTCTCGAAAAGCCTTGCGTCCACCAAGTAGCACGGTTTGTCCCAGTTTGATTTAATACTTGACCTGTATTGCCCAAATTACCACCACCATTATAttagtgtactgtatgtgtcacAATAAAACAGTAGAGTTCACTTGTGTATAGTTGGAGCTTGACAATCTCCTGTcctttgatttttaatttttagctGTAATTCTGAATCTCACCTGCTGGGCCAAGACCCAGACGTGGGGGTCACGCACCCACAATGGGTGGGTCGAAGCAGTGAGTGAAAAATTACAGGGGCTCCTCAGTTCATGACTGTaccaacatactgtacaaaacagccgcactcacaatgacacctaggggcaatttaaagtgtccatttaatgttgagtgtttttgggatgtgggaggaaaccagagtacctggagaaaacccacgcagccacggggagaatgtgtaaactccacacagggagggctgggattgaagccggttctcagaactgtgaggccaatgctttccagctgttccactgtgctgcctttttgttgatcactttttttttggggggggggggggggcagttcatcaaagtctggtgttagttttgttttgacaattCTCAGAAAAGCAGCTGCCAAGTCCCAGGAATATCACTTACtcacactacaaaaaaaaaaatcttagtagTACTCAATGCTATATTTGCAACACGTTACTGTAACATAAACAGGAACCaataacttaaaggtcaagtgttgtcaaacagatgatttttggtatattattaatgaaaaacccacgtccaatatggtcccatatgttttttcaccacaaaacatgattttgacgtatacagctttttgtaactcctgccatgaaaatctcAGGgctttgttgtcgagaagaagcaggaagagacgtaaaggacagcggcgccccctcgtgcactcatttgtttccaaaatttttcctccgggaaggtagttcattgttccttcgtgttagccaaaatgccggctaattgcattgctggacattgcttgaacactcaagagaatggaattacccttcataactttgaaagagaccctgttcgttgtgaaaaatggattgcacgggtgcagaggacaagagcttcgtgggttccaaataataggtaggtgtgtataatagtttgggggggaccacgtaatcggtctcgctcataacgtagcaaaagatccgcatatgaaatgtgttgatgtgcgcatacagctaaaaaaaaaaaatagtagtttggggcggaccacgtaatcggtctctctcataacgtaacacaagatctgcgtatgaaatgtgtcgatgtgcgtgtcgcccagccaacaatgtcttgatagtgttcatcgcatgCTGCGgcaactttgaacatacccctaaaagcaacatagctaggctccacctcctccttatatgccaccagggcgctgaaactcagccacatGGCTGAGGCCCCCCTTCagcagtcacagcttctgcaaaggctgcgtgtcgggctttgcgatggggacggctctgaagaacccagccgcgaatgcgttactcagtagcgtgcgcgcataaagcgccccggctcgactgcgagcacccccctaaagcagcaccactcggctctgtcataagccgccctggccggctgcgatgagctgcgatggctcctCTCCGCTGcaggagtggatcggacaggatgcggtttggccgtgatcggatatcatctgaatgtagctcgaaacaatagtggaaTATTGCACTGGtcacttcattcggttgtgtggtggtgtccttttcgaaaagagcttcggtgtcggggcgttggaaaaatgcgaatatctctgttgttcagcttccatagtagcaggcactgcgcgttttcaacggcggaagtgacgttGACGttaaggacagaggacgcgactacagcgaccacttggatgtggagggacactcaattgcgcaactttgtgcatggatgacgcgctctccgctcatttttttttttttcgtacagacattgaagtgaatactgttatgtatttttcattacaatatccattttagaatgtttatagggatgacacccagactttaaatattgttaaattagCAGAATTGACTTAACAGTACAGTAAGTACATAAACACAACattcagattattttttaaagacctAGTTGACAGAGTAATGCCTATTAATTGTTGCACAAAACCTGAGCTTGCaccatgcacttttttttttttttttaaatctccttgCCTTTTCTGCTTTAAAATACACGGCGAGAACAACAACCCATATAGTGCTTTGGGGAACATTTTGAGTGTCCATGGGTTTCAGGGATGCATCATTAACGGAATGAGGAAgcacttcaattattttatgaaaaaactgAACGATTCCGTGAACTAATCTTTTGAAGGTACTGATTTAGACTCAAAAGAACTGCCGTGCCCATCACTAATGCCGAGTTTGGTCTGTGAAGAcaattgtgtgtgcgcgtgtgtccaCCTACTTACAGTAAATGTGAAAGTGAGTGGGGGTTTGATCGTTACTTATTTGACGTCAGTGGTGCAGCGCATTAATCCAACTGACAGTACAGACTACAATGGAGTTGAAagttctcacttttcattgtaaatattatttttaagatATTGTAAGTCCTTCTGTGAGATGCTCCTTAACTTCCATGTCTAATTTATGACAACGCACTTCGATATGACGAACAATGCATTACACACTTAACACATTAGTAAAACTATTGTGTGaataaaaaaggaacaaaaaccaaatacactttttacaaaggaaaataaaaagtgtgGCAATAGTGACCAtacattttacagttttatgATATTGCGCTCTTACTGTGCATTGTAGGTTTAACAATAACTTCCGATTCCCTTTCATTCCGTATTTCCTATTACACGTCTTTGAAATCggtcaaatgatgaaaaatggccGAAGGATCTACCTTTGTGCAATAGCAATAATTTCGCTATATTTTGAGAAACAATGACACAAAAGAAACTCAACTGTTTGTGCTCCTGACGGAAGTTGCTGTTCTACACCAACTGAAttttattttggcccactcctggTTGAAAAAGGCTTCAGGGTTGTAGCTCAGTATACACACAGCCATCAAACTCCAGTCAGTGTATCCCTGTCTTCACTGTGCTACCTGGTGGAACCATGCGGCATTACACACAAGGACAAATTGATGTAGTCATGACGTTGGTATGATTTGAGCAATTCTCTGCCAATTTAGGGCGGGTCGCATGCAGCCCCTGGGCTGTAGTTTGCCCACCACTGGTTTAGACAACTTATTTTGTTGGTTGAATGTGAATTTTCTACACACACTACATCAAAGCCTGACCAGGCTTTACCAAGCAGAACCATATGGCGGAATGTGGCTTAATTGGTATCCGAGgtttaagccccccccccccccccccaaaaaaaaaaaaaaaaaaaacttggtttgAGTTTTTGTGTCAAAATGCCTAACCTGTGATGCGCACGTCACCattgttttcctcttttctttagaACATCCAGACATTGCTGACTGTTGTGGTCCAATGTTGTAGCTCCTCTGGTCTCAATGGCTCACGGCCACCATCGGACCCTGACGAACCGCCGCCCATCAATGCTGAAGCAGCCAAGGTTGTTGCTGTCACACTGGTGGAAAACGTATGTCCAGATGTGGCTAACGGGGAGCTGTCGTGGCCTCCAGAGGAGCATGCCCGCACAACAGTGGAACGAGACATTCACATTCGGCGCTGCTTTGAAGCCCACCCTGTGCTCTTCACACTGCTTCAGGTGGTGGCAGCAGGACGCCCGGCTCTTTGTTACTGCTCAGCTGTGCTCAGAGGCCTCCTGGCCACCCTGCTGGCCCACTGGGAGGCATCTCGCGAGTCATCATCCACAGACTCTCCATGGCACCTCCAGGCCTCTTGCCTCCTGGTGTCCTGCATGGGTGAGGGTCAGCTGCTTCCTCCTGTGCTGGCTAACGTCCACGAAGCTTTTTCCTACCTTACACCTTTTGAGGTGAGGCTGCTGCTCCTGGCAGTCTGGGAGTATGTAAGAGCAAATGGTCCCATGCCTCAGAAATTTTTCTTCAACCCAGAAAAGGGTCTTTTCTGCAGAGATTTCTCCCGGGACGGTGATGTGGCACGATACGTGTCGCCTATTCATAGTGTCCTGCATAAGAACATTGACAGACTGGGACACCTTTGCTGGAGGTTTCAGCTCTGAAATAAAATGTCAGGACATAAGAAGAGAGAGGAAAATAGATGTTTGTGTGGCATTGCCCTAGGCGTGGACTCCCAATACTATCACTGGAATTCAGTTTCCTACGTATAGTTGTGTGCACGTATGTATATCTTTTCTTGTACTATATTTTTAGACTTTATACTTTACAAACTAGTTGtttccatgaaaaagatgtagTAAATGACATGCACTTAATTCAACATATTGCAGCATttatatattgtaattaaaatctCATTTGTAGAAGATTAATATGAATTTCAAATTGATCCTTTCAAATTTGGCTTACATGTCTGGAATGGCTGAAATTTCATCTGATACAGTATGTCTTGAATCCAGATGTGGTATACAGCATTGCCACAAGATTTAGGTGCAGGCCTGTTAATTGTAACTGATAATGAGCTTTCCATTTTAGAAAATGCCAGATTATCAGTTGTTTGGTCTGggacaggggtcaccaacctttttgaggctgagggctactttgtgagcatcggtcgtatgaagggctacattaAATGTTTGGGGCAAACTTCAGAATGAGTTCATTAtacatcaaatatattttttaattttatatttgtagggcattttaaaaatgtcaatgttaGCAAGTCAggttcaaaatttaaagcacaaataatttgtggcctgtgttatttttagaacatgccttgcGGTGCCTGGTGGGCAACCATGTGCCCACGGGCACCGTGTTTGTGACCCGTGGTCTAGGACATGCCAAAAGGGCCTTCTAAAAAAGAGTTGaaagtatgttttgttttttttaaataaagatttcTAAAAACTCAATCGATGGTTATATTTGAGAGTTTACTTATATTTGATTTAGTCTATTCTTTCAATGCTTTTGCTGGAGCACTACACCCTTTAATTTGAGATATagtatttgtttgaaatgtgcGTTTAGAGGTCTCCTTGTATGTTGTGCGTACAACTGGGATCCAAAACTGTTCTCTTCAATATGGCAGTACACAATCATATCTTTGATACTTTGTGCTATTGTACGTTTTTGGTTCACGCTGAAATCTCACACAAAATCACTATCCATGTTTTTGTCAGTAGTCTATAATCTGAGACGGAGGTGTTAGTCATTTGGGACCCGCCACAACCATCCAGCCAACCATCTCcatattctgtttcacttatcctcacgagggttgcgggtgtactcgagcctattccagttatcttggagcaagaggcggggtacactctgaactaggTGCCAGTCAATTGCACACCTACAGGCATTTAATTTAGtcctcaatcaacctaccacgcatgtattagggatgtgaaaggaaaccagagtacccagagagaaTCCACAATTGTTTCATGCAAATACTTTGAATATTAATGTTTAGAACATGACTAAAAGGTGAATTTGAGAAAATTCAATCTCCTGAGCCATAATATTCCCTAAAATCCTTCGACATGAAAAACTTTGACTGCAGATTTGGAAAGGACACTATCAGACCTCACACCCACCCAGCCATATTACCAATCACCATCACACCTCGACTCCCACTCCTGCATTGACCATCCTCAAACAAGATGAGAGAAATATCTTCAAACTCCtcaccatcatcccagtcctGAAGAAGTCTGCAATGTCTGGTCTGAATGCCTCCAGCCCCGTCGCCCTGACATTTGTGGTCATGAggtcctttgaatgccttgtggTAGACTGTCTCAAGAGTGTCACACGTCCCCTGCTGGACCACCTACAGTTTGCGTAGTGAGCAAAATAGGTTTgcagatgatgccgtcaacaggGGATTGCATTTCATTCTAGAGCACTGCAATGGGGCTTCTCTTCCTCAGCATCTCACCCGTCATCTGCTGGTGAATTTATAAgctcctgatgggcaggacacagctgGCGAGCCTGGGGAAGGCTACCTCATCCACACCCTCCATAAAACGCTAGGGCACGACAAGGCTGTGTCCTCTTTTCGCTTCtctacacgaacgactgcacGTCGATGCTTCCAGctttcaaactcctgaagtttgcagatgacactagagtcatcggcctcatcaaggACGCTGATGAGTCTGTttatcgacaggaagtgaagcgactggagctgtggtgcagtcaacacaacctggagctaaACGCTCAAGATTGTAGAGGGAATcttggacttcaggaggcatctttcatcacagctgcccctcacactgtccaactgtcctATGTCAACCCTCGAGGCCTTCAAGTTCCAGTGAATTACAGACTCGGGACCTGAAGAGAGAGCTCAACATCAACTCCACCCTCAAAAAGGCTCAGTACAGGATGTACCTCGTATGGCTTCTGACAAACCACAGCCTGccacaggagctgttgaggcagttttacacagcagtcatcaaaACAGTCCTGTGTACAtccatcacaatctggtttAGTGgtgccataaaaaaaagagacaaactctgactgcaacagccaatcaaaactgctgGAAAAGTTATTGCTCCACTCCTACCCACCCTAGAGGATTTGTATCCTTTCAGAACTAAGTCAAAAGCATGCAAAATCTGCTTGGATGCTCCACATGCTGGTCACcatctcttccagctccttccctcaggtagatGCCATCAAACattgcaaactaaaactagaAGGTATTTCCAATAGCTTTGTCCCTATTTGCATTAAATTCTGAAATAGTTAACTTACTCTTGTAACATGCAGGCAACTTTTGTCATGAGACTGTAGTGACATCTTTTTCATGCCAATTATACATTTGCGTACTCACTGTAGTAGACTCACCAATGCATTACACTTGCCCATcttttgttgaccaatactggccacGCATGTACTTGAGAAGTTCATGCGCCATACCCACAATTGACACTGTTCCATTACTATGATCCACTTTCaactgcatacatttcttgaagtctctgcACTATTTGCAAAGCACCATATTGTTGTATTAGTCATTTTCTAACTGCTCTACTTTGTCAAaggagttgtaaaaaaaaaaaaaaaaaaaaaggtttcgtCCTTACCACATTACTGGTAACCATTTATTGCTCACGGATGTTTCAAACgtattctgtcaattgactgttgtcatactagagcAGCTCAATTAACCATAGAtgaattccttgtgtttttgactTACTGTACttggaaaataaagatgattgagGATTTTTACTCACTAAGTGAATCATCtcaaattcagaatttttaTTATGATTGATAATATAAATTAACGTTTTTACTCATGTTCAAGggcaacacggtggatcaggtggaaagtgttggcctcacagttctgtggtggAGGGTTTGATCCctaccctgcctgtgtggagtttgcatggtctccccgtgcctgcgtaggttttctctgggcactccggtttcctcccacatgcaacattaattgtgtgtttctttcggcccTTTCGGAGtgaacactgtaaattgccactatatgtgattgtgagtgcggctgtttgtctccatgtgccctgctattggctggcaaccagttcagggtgtaccctgcctcctgcccaacacagttgggattggctccagcactcccgcgacccttgtgtggataagtggctaagaaaatagatggatggatggatggatcgatggacaTTGGGAGGGGCTAGCAATTGAAATGGTGATCGATTTTGATGGAAAGACTAAAACAATAAtaggtaagtttctttcggcttgtccctttcggggtcgccacagcacatatgtttggcacaatttttacgccggatgcccttcctgacgcaacccttctcagggagtggaggccccagtgg
The sequence above is drawn from the Syngnathoides biaculeatus isolate LvHL_M chromosome 11, ASM1980259v1, whole genome shotgun sequence genome and encodes:
- the ints5 gene encoding integrator complex subunit 5 isoform X2; the protein is MSVVFDGSPLNAMQSSRTHTPPTVLSGQELSQEIKSFISGVDTVQGRKLSVWEHARCAVRLLRSVPACRGAVLEHLRGVYDEHVSVFLHNLETEGDASSGISSNLEEIIQEVHGVLSEFIRLNPRAWAPLVSSWAVDLLGQLSSKHAGRRVAPHSSSLNELLQLWMSCAATCSLMEAYSQCLAAMLAWCPDACVDALLDTSVQHSPHFDWVVAHIGSAFPGTIISRVLACGLKDFCSHGAKDQGAAVNGVDKGSRVPKIGSVVGILGHLAAHHSESIRKELLRMFQESLSPSSPLSPTSSTSWEGSPQLRRAAVPFLLQLAAMSPNLFGAVSAELVELLRPPVLLQLHSLLQGLPRDELDNMLGLAVHLICQSPSGGARVLRFLADTATPASVIISSPTPSPHEGVREGCDSLLQMLLLHLHKLVYNRSDGADGHPHRLASPQPQIVVPFLEELQKHVGELCAETLRLERKRHLWLHQLLCLLSVYGGRSVATQALCQLLTQARNPEELALAWQLHNTLSSCMVGLIPAAVALCVAQIHTHTLGPQQLRQLLRNLATVIQSQDEERRGTPDSQSTMAVQVGSAISVHLHDFSPLLLHGDPAVSHAAIRLLSASPLPRTASPAHLLVLSRAAVAHFFLALRRRGEVGKAGRDTVQAAEAVSCSVQMLSRFAAYSPLTLKTVLQQLVEGVLHKGNAGLFGGQIADMSGTPVSCQLGSPDLRASLLDINCRFGTTVNFSGSVWSVFHAGVIGKGLKMRTAIPQPDPSGVTLNIQTLLTVVVQCCSSSGLNGSRPPSDPDEPPPINAEAAKVVAVTLVENVVAAGRPALCYCSAVLRGLLATLLAHWEASRESSSTDSPWHLQASCLLVSCMGEGQLLPPVLANVHEAFSYLTPFEVRLLLLAVWEYVRANGPMPQKFFFNPEKGLFCRDFSRDGDVARYVSPIHSVLHKNIDRLGHLCWRFQL
- the ints5 gene encoding integrator complex subunit 5 isoform X1, translating into MSVVFDGSPLNAMQSSRTHTPPTVLSGQELSQEIKSFISGVDTVQGRKLSVWEHARCAVRLLRSVPACRGAVLEHLRGVYDEHVSVFLHNLETEGDASSGISSNLEEIIQEVHGVLSEFIRLNPRAWAPLVSSWAVDLLGQLSSKHAGRRVAPHSSSLNELLQLWMSCAATCSLMEAYSQCLAAMLAWCPDACVDALLDTSVQHSPHFDWVVAHIGSAFPGTIISRVLACGLKDFCSHGAKDQGAAVNGVDKGSRVPKIGSVVGILGHLAAHHSESIRKELLRMFQESLSPSSPLSPTSSTSWEGSPQLRRAAVPFLLQLAAMSPNLFGAVSAELVELLRPPVLLQLHSLLQGLPRDELDNMLGLAVHLICQSPSGGARVLRFLADTATPASVIISSPTPSPHEGVREGCDSLLQMLLLHLHKLVYNRSDGADGHPHRLASPQPQIVVPFLEELQKHVGELCAETLRLERKRHLWLHQLLCLLSVYGGRSVATQALCQLLTQARNPEELALAWQLHNTLSSCMVGLIPAAVALCVAQIHTHTLGPQQLRQLLRNLATVIQSQDEERRGTPDSQSTMAVQVGSAISVHLHDFSPLLLHGDPAVSHAAIRLLSASPLPRTASPAHLLVLSRAAVAHFFLALRRRGEVGKAGRDTVQAAEAVSCSVQMLSRFAAYSPLTLKTVLQQLVEGVLHKGNAGLFGGQIADMSGTPVSCQLGSPDLRASLLDINCRFGTTVNFSGSVWSVFHAGVIGKGLKMRTAIPQPDPSGVTLNIQTLLTVVVQCCSSSGLNGSRPPSDPDEPPPINAEAAKVVAVTLVENVCPDVANGELSWPPEEHARTTVERDIHIRRCFEAHPVLFTLLQVVAAGRPALCYCSAVLRGLLATLLAHWEASRESSSTDSPWHLQASCLLVSCMGEGQLLPPVLANVHEAFSYLTPFEVRLLLLAVWEYVRANGPMPQKFFFNPEKGLFCRDFSRDGDVARYVSPIHSVLHKNIDRLGHLCWRFQL